The genomic stretch CAACCCCTTGGTTGGCCAATGCATCCGCACGCTCATTACCTGGATCGCCTGCATGGCCTTTAACCCACCGCCATTCAACTTTATGCTGACTGGCGATTGCATCTAACTCCTGCCATAAATCATCATTCTTCACAGGCTTTTTATCCGCAGTTCTCCAACCTCTTTTTTTCCACCCATCAATCCATTCGGTCATGCCTTTTTGCACATACACCGAGTCGGTATAAATTCTGACATCACAAGTTCGTTTGAGTGCTTGTAGTGCGCGGATAGCAGCCGTGAGTTCCATGCGATTGTTGGTAGTAATTGGCTCACCACCACACAACTCCTTTGAGTGATCACCCATACGAATCCAAGCACCCCAACCACCGGGACCTGGATTTCCTTTACATGCGCCATCGGCATATATAATCACAAGCGATTCTTGAATCTCTGACAAAATTAAACCCTAGCTTTACGATTAATATTGATCATTAGTCACTGAATTAGCGACATCTTCTTTTTTAGTTGGAGAAATGACTAAACCTCTTTTCATTTTCGCACGAGCCCAATTCGGCTTAATAATACGCATTCCCAAAATGCGTTTTTTAGCGACAATACAATAGACCCCACCCAACATCGGGCAATATCGAGCACCCAAGCGATCCAAGGCATCAAACCGTTGCAACCATTG from Candidatus Methylopumilus turicensis encodes the following:
- the rnhA gene encoding ribonuclease HI; its protein translation is MSEIQESLVIIYADGACKGNPGPGGWGAWIRMGDHSKELCGGEPITTNNRMELTAAIRALQALKRTCDVRIYTDSVYVQKGMTEWIDGWKKRGWRTADKKPVKNDDLWQELDAIASQHKVEWRWVKGHAGDPGNERADALANQGVAQVMHG